DNA from Deltaproteobacteria bacterium:
AGAGGGGGCTGGGCGACTTCTCGCCCTCGGCCCATTAAAAGTGGTTACCGGTCTGATGGCGATCCATATTATCCCACAGGAAGGGCCGAACCCCTCGGAACAGGGACAGGGAGCGGTTGAGGCGATCCTCACCCTCCCTGTCTTTCTCATCCTGATCACGGTCCTCTTCCAGAGCGCTTTGCTGTGCATGGCGCAGGTCACCGTTCAATACGCGGCATTCAGCGCGGCGCGGACGGGGGCGGTATGGAATGGCGACATGGATCAGATGACGGCCGCGGCGGGCAGGGTTCTGCTGCCCGTGACCGGGCGGGTGTTCACCGGTAAACATCCTTTCAAGGTGGAAATCATTTCATCGGAAGCAGCCGGGGATCAGTCCCGGAAATCCGATGCCGACACACAAGATACGGACAGGCTATTAAGGGTTCGGGTGACATGGAACTACCCGCTGATGGTCCCATTGGCCGGCCGCCTGCTTAACCAAGGCGCCCTGACATCGGCGATGACGCGTCCCTCACTTCCCCTGACGGCCACATGGAGCCTTCCGATGGAACCGGTCCGGATGCCCAGGGACGCAAGAGGAAACGGGCATGCTCACTCATGAGGGCCGGACCGGCCAGGCCATGGTCCTTGGGATCGTTTTCCTTTCTATCGGGGTCATCCTGCTTCTGGGGCTATTCCGCCTTTCGCTGGCCGTAAGGGACAAGATCCGGCTGCAGCTTTCCGCCGACCTGGCCCTCAAATCGGCCCTTAACGTGGAGGCGAACGGACTGAATGCCATAGCCCTGGCAAACAGGGCCATGCTTTCGGACGATGCCCTGTCGGCCCAGGTCAACGCTCTCGTGAGCGAAACGACCTTCTACCGCAGGCTCCTTGACGGCTTTAGCCGAATCATTCGATTTATCCCCGGTGGCGGTCTGGCCTTCTCGGCAGTTCTGGGCAGAGGTGGAAGGGCCATGGAAGCCCTGGCCAGGAAGGGGGCGCGGATACTGATCCCGGCCGCACGAATACACCGGACCATTATAGGTTCCGAGCAACGGATGATCCGCGCATCCCTCCCCTTCGTGTCCCTGAAAGCGGCCGGGAAGTCCGTCTCGGAGAACTTCCCCGGGGCTTTAATCCCATCCATTTCCCAGGCGCTTTTGTTGAGGCAGGCCCGATCGGTGTCATCCTCCATGGCCCCCCCGCCCGGCACCGACACGACGCGGATAATACGATCGACCTTAAACTCCCACACCCTGAGAAGAAACTGGAGGATCGGTTTTGGAGCCATATCACTTCCCATCAAGAAGAGGGGAGGAGGTTCCGTACTTCCGAACGACTTTACGGCCTTCGATAAACTCAAGGTCAGGACCTTCAGACGCTTTCACTGGACATGGAAAACGGTTCTGTCCACAGCCAGCCGGTCATCCAGGTTCGGCTACCGTTCCCATGGCAGGACCCTTAATATTTCCGACGGAAAATTCACTCCCGGCCTGACGCTGCTGATGGAATCCCGGCCGCCTCGTTTTTCAGAGGGGCTTTCCGGCTACGAAAACAAGCTCTACGCCGTCAGTTCAGGAGAGATCTATTACGAGCGCCCGGAAAAACCGGATGAGGCGCCTAATCTTTTCAATCCATTCTGGAGGTCCCGCCTGATACCGGTGTCCAAGGAAACCACGGCCCGTCGCCTGATCCCGAGACCTCTTCTAAAGGAGGTAAGGCATTGAATTACCGTACGTCCCGCACACGCCAGAGGGGGCAGGCCATCATCGAATTCATCGTCGTCATCCCGGTGCTCCTTCTTCTGGTGGCCGCATCCTGGACCCTGCTGGCGTACCAGGCTTTTCCGGTATGGATGGATGAGTTTCTGGGGCTCGAGATGTCCATCCCCAACGGCACGCAGGTTTACAGGGAACTCACCGATGCCCATGAAAATTCCATGATCCCACCCTACCCTTCCAGGGAGGATTTCCATTGGAAAACAGATATAAGCAATCCGATAAAGTTTCCCCCGCCCCTTTCCACCCTTTATCCGGGAAGGTTTTTCAGGGCACAACTGGTTCTCGACCCCGCCCGGATGATTCGAGAGAGCGTGCCGTTTTCGGGACTTCTTCCCTCTGACCCCACACCTTCGCACCGGGGCCTTACATACCTGTCATCGCCTACATATGAGGATGGAGACGTCAAAGGGATGCTGGAGAAAATAGTTTTGGGGGGTATTAGAACCGGAGCTTTGATCCGCGCACTTCGCCACATCGGTATCGACCCGGTTCATCTGAATCTTGACGCCCTGCCCACCCCGCCCGAATCAACCGGGGACAACCATGTCAATTAATCGCAAAACGGGGCAGTCCCTGGTGGAAACCATTGTCGTCACAACCCTCGTTGCCATGGGAATAGTTGCCCTGTCCACGGGCATATCAGGTGTTTTTGAAAAATCCCTGCGGACCATTATCACCCTCATATCATCACCCATCCCCTGAATGGAGGAAAGAATGAAGCGCAGGACATCCGTCATTATCATTTCGGGCATGATCGGCATCATGGTCGGGACGGGATACATGATGAAAATTCAGGCCATCAGGACCCGGATCACCGGCATTCAGGAAACCATACAGGTCCTCACCACGAGAAAATCCCTCTCCATCGGGGATGCCTTGAGCGGGGACAATGTTTCTGCAACCGAGTTTCCCAAGGCTCATCTTCCGAGAAGAGCGATTCTCGCCGAGGACATGGAACTCATAAAGGGAAGAACCCTCATCCATCCTGTCCCGCAAGGAGACCCGATTCTCTGGACGGACCTGCCCGAGGGGCCCAGGATCCACTACCCCACCGAAAAGATCCCATCCGGGGTCCGTGCCATGGCTCTTCCCGCCAGCGAGGTCCAGACCTTGGCGCATCTTCTTTCGCCCGGAGACAGGGTCGACATGGTGTGGACCCGCTTCGTGGACGGATCAGCTCAACCTGCCAGCACCATTCTGGGGGAAGCGATTCCCATACTTGCCGTGGGCAGTTGGATCCGTCCGGAGGCGCCGGGCCGGCGGGGGAATAATTTTCCCTCCTCCATCACTCTTATGGTCGACCAGAAACTGGCACTGAAGGTGTCTTCGGCCATGCAGAGCGGTCAGATAACCCTCATCGCCAGGGCGCGGGGAGACTACCGGTGAACCGATCGTGCCGCATCCTGGCCGTAATGACCATAGGCGCCTTGCTGGCGTCACCGGGTATGGGAAGAGCAGTGGTCGAAAACCCGGATGGTGAGATGATCTTCGGACAGGACACTGTCGGTGACCGGACCCCGAGGGGAGGGCAGACCAATCCCTCGCAGGCCCTCCATTCCCTTCGGGATATCGAGAATCTCAGGATCACCAGCTTCCCCGGCGGCGCCGTCCTTCAGGGAGAACTGCTTTCTCCAGAGGATCTTCGCCGCGTTCAGGAGGTGTCGAGGTCCATTAACGGGATAATCAACCTGTGTACCATGCGCCGGGACGCCCTCCAGGTAGCCGCGAAATTCATCAGGTCCGCCATGGCAGCCATAGGGATTAAGGGCCTGGACATGACTGTTGTCGGTAAAAATCTGTTCCTCAGCGGCACGCCGTCCTCCTCCGATGACGTGGCGCGGGTCGGGAAAATCTGCCAGGCATACAATCTTCCATTCATCGACGGAACCCGCAAAGGGGTGATCAACCCGGAAATGATCACCTTTGAGGTCAGTTTCACCGAGATCAACCGCACTGCGTTAAAGGAACTCGGGGTCAAGTGGCCATCGTCCTTTTCCTTCAGAGATCCGTCGGGATTCAGGCTGGACCGGTTGCTGCCGAACAGCGCCATGGAATTGACCATCAATCTCTTTGTGGAGCAGGGTAAAGCGCGCATCATCTCCAAACCGCGGCTTGTCTGCAGATCAGGTGAGAAAGCGTCGTTCCTGGCCGGCGGTGAGATCCCCATCCCCAGGACCGATGCCGATGGCAACGTGTCTGTAACATGGAAACGCTATGGGATAATTCTTGAGGTTGCTCCGGAGATCTCCGCTGATGGGCGCATCAATGTACTTGTAACCTCGGAGGTCAGCACCATTGATCAGGCTAACTCGGTGGAAGGCATACCGGGGATCCTCACAAGAAAGATCTCCACATCGCTGAGCCTCGCGGAAGGCCAGACTGTCGTCCTTTCAGGGCTGGTCAACACCGATGACGCCATCAAGGTCAGAAAGACTCCGCTTCTCGGAGATATACCGATCCTCGGTGAACTGTTCAAATCAAAGAGTTTTCAGAAAAGGGAGACGGAACTGGTCGTCTTCCTGACACCCCAGTTGGCCGGAAATGCAGGCCCTCACGGGATGGGCGGCGGACAGGCTGCCGACCTCTCCGGGGGCTCGATGCCTTCCGATGATGAAAGGAGAAAGTGATGAAAAGATCAATAACTGGAACGAAAGCCGTCACAACCGCTCTACTGTTACTGGCCTTCATGGCAATCCTCGCCTCGCCCGCGGTCGTCACGGCCGCATCCCCGGATGGGTCCCGATTGAATATCAATACCGCTTCCGTGGAACAACTTACTGCGCTTCCGGGCATCGGAACCATTAAAGCCCAATCCATCGTAGATTTCAGAACCGAGCACGGTCCTTTCACCTCCGCCGATGACCTTGTCCTGGCACCGGGAATCGGGACCAAACTTGCGGACAGGCTCAGAGAAATGGTTACAGTCAACCCCAATTAAACATGCCTTGGGGGGCGGGGATAACCCTGCCCCCCCTCAGGGGAGGAGCTGAAATGAACCTTATTGCCACCTTTCAGACACCCATAAGGGAGAACAGAATAGTTCGGACCACCGGGGACCGGGTCGAGATCGGGCGGGATTCCGATTCGGATCTGCGCCTGGATCACCCTTCCATATCGAGAAAACACGCCTGCATCAGCCTCGTGGAGGGTAAAACCTTCTTTTCCCTGAAAGATCGTGGAAGCGCCAACGGAACATATGTGGACGGCATGGTGATTGATGATGCGGCAATTCTTCACGGCGATCAGGAGGTGAGAATCGGTCCCTTCCGCTTCCGGATATGCCATTCGCCGGAGACATCTCCTCCCGAGAAAGAAAAGGTCCCTGTTGAGGGTTTGACGTGTGAAAGCGAGAGAAAAATAATGATGGAGGCCCTGAATTCCCTCCCAAAAATACTTGATTCCGACACCAGAAAAGACGGGGATGACGACAAGGCGCTGGCCTTGCGCGCGGAAAGGCATCTTTATCCCAGGATTCTCGGACTCCTTCCTCCTCATGCCGATCCGAAAATGGCGGATGACCTGACAAAAAAAGCCCTGACACACGCCATGGGTCTTGGCCCGCTTCATGACTGGTTAAATGATCCTTCCATAGACGAGATCATGGTGAACGGCCTGGAAGGCGTCTATCTGGAAACCGCGGGAAAGCTCACCAGGAGGGACACGGTTTTTT
Protein-coding regions in this window:
- the cpaB gene encoding Flp pilus assembly protein CpaB → MKRRTSVIIISGMIGIMVGTGYMMKIQAIRTRITGIQETIQVLTTRKSLSIGDALSGDNVSATEFPKAHLPRRAILAEDMELIKGRTLIHPVPQGDPILWTDLPEGPRIHYPTEKIPSGVRAMALPASEVQTLAHLLSPGDRVDMVWTRFVDGSAQPASTILGEAIPILAVGSWIRPEAPGRRGNNFPSSITLMVDQKLALKVSSAMQSGQITLIARARGDYR
- a CDS encoding helix-hairpin-helix domain-containing protein; its protein translation is MKRSITGTKAVTTALLLLAFMAILASPAVVTAASPDGSRLNINTASVEQLTALPGIGTIKAQSIVDFRTEHGPFTSADDLVLAPGIGTKLADRLREMVTVNPN
- a CDS encoding pilus assembly protein, encoding MAIHIIPQEGPNPSEQGQGAVEAILTLPVFLILITVLFQSALLCMAQVTVQYAAFSAARTGAVWNGDMDQMTAAAGRVLLPVTGRVFTGKHPFKVEIISSEAAGDQSRKSDADTQDTDRLLRVRVTWNYPLMVPLAGRLLNQGALTSAMTRPSLPLTATWSLPMEPVRMPRDARGNGHAHS